A part of Acetonema longum DSM 6540 genomic DNA contains:
- the surE gene encoding 5'/3'-nucleotidase SurE, translating to MRILLTNDDGIHAAGIRSLWAELAQIANELFVVAPDAERSACSQSITVHQPIRVDKFPVENQSNVQAWAIAGTPADCIKIALEALNLEPDLIVSGINHGPNLATDVLYSGTVSAAIEGALHGIPSVAVSLAGRNPSDFTPAARFIAKFVPTMAGHALPPNTLLNVNVPDLPQADIQGVRVTKLGSIAYENVFEKRQDPRGRVYYWMGGSLVYGDNESDSDVTAVQSGYISVTPVHFDLTNYTIMNMIRDWKIELN from the coding sequence TTGCGCATTCTATTGACGAATGATGATGGGATTCACGCTGCCGGAATCCGATCTCTATGGGCTGAGTTGGCTCAAATTGCTAACGAATTGTTTGTAGTTGCCCCGGATGCGGAACGTAGCGCCTGCAGCCAGTCTATAACCGTTCATCAGCCCATCCGGGTAGACAAATTCCCGGTTGAAAATCAGTCTAATGTGCAGGCTTGGGCCATTGCGGGAACCCCTGCAGATTGTATTAAAATTGCTCTGGAAGCTTTAAACCTGGAACCGGATCTTATTGTATCAGGTATCAATCACGGTCCCAATCTGGCTACTGATGTGCTTTATTCCGGTACGGTGAGCGCTGCGATTGAGGGGGCACTGCATGGTATACCTTCGGTAGCGGTATCGTTGGCTGGCCGCAATCCGTCAGACTTTACTCCTGCGGCGCGATTCATTGCAAAGTTTGTCCCCACTATGGCCGGACATGCTTTACCGCCCAATACATTACTCAATGTGAATGTGCCCGATCTACCTCAGGCAGATATCCAAGGAGTCCGGGTTACCAAACTGGGAAGCATCGCTTATGAAAACGTATTTGAAAAGCGGCAAGACCCCCGGGGGAGAGTTTATTATTGGATGGGCGGCAGCCTGGTTTACGGTGATAACGAATCTGACAGCGATGTGACGGCCGTGCAGTCCGGATATATTTCCGTCACTCCGGTGCATTTTGATTTGACAAACTATACAATCATGAACATGATCAGGGACTGGAAAATAGAGTTGAATTGA
- a CDS encoding glycosyltransferase family 2 protein, giving the protein MNYIFDYIMIPMQLIIVFFTLYYFTLALFGIFQKKEHKTTIPEKSFAVIVAAHNESRVIGQLLENLFVLNYPRHLYDVFVIADNCTDNTADIARKNHAMVYERTNLEQRGKGYALEWAFSKLFALERKYDAVVIFDADNLVHPNFLLEMNSKLCKGEKVIQGYLDAKNPYDTWIAGTFALSFWLVNHIWHLAKNNLGLSSALGGTGMCIATDVLYRFGWGATCLTEDLEFSMKVLLKGIRTTWAHEAIVYDEKPLTLKQSWRQRKRWAQGHFDVAGRYIPLLLYEGIRQRNIVILDGVLHLLQPHFLILSTFFVLLSYLYHIEPFYTNILFMVLPIEVWRIIAVGQYVFPLLILLKIRAKFKSWLYLILYPLFVYTWIPITFIGFWHRNDRVWSHTQHTRSLSYRDVMFAQDNFGKDEMLGKQIIK; this is encoded by the coding sequence ATGAATTACATCTTTGACTATATTATGATTCCCATGCAGCTTATTATCGTGTTTTTCACGTTGTACTACTTTACCTTGGCTCTTTTTGGCATCTTTCAAAAGAAAGAGCATAAAACAACGATCCCGGAAAAAAGTTTCGCTGTTATCGTGGCAGCTCATAATGAATCCCGGGTAATAGGCCAGCTTTTGGAAAACTTATTTGTCTTAAACTATCCGCGGCATCTCTACGACGTATTTGTTATTGCCGATAATTGCACGGACAATACGGCGGATATTGCTCGTAAAAACCATGCCATGGTGTACGAGCGGACCAATCTGGAGCAACGCGGCAAAGGCTATGCCTTGGAGTGGGCATTTTCCAAACTGTTCGCTCTGGAGCGAAAGTATGATGCAGTGGTGATCTTTGACGCCGATAATCTGGTTCACCCTAATTTTTTGCTGGAAATGAACAGTAAGCTCTGTAAAGGCGAAAAGGTCATTCAGGGATACCTTGATGCAAAAAATCCGTACGATACCTGGATTGCCGGAACATTTGCCTTGTCTTTCTGGCTGGTGAACCATATTTGGCACTTAGCGAAAAATAATTTGGGATTATCCAGCGCCTTAGGCGGGACAGGCATGTGTATCGCTACCGACGTATTGTATCGATTTGGCTGGGGAGCAACTTGTTTGACTGAGGACCTGGAATTTTCCATGAAGGTATTATTAAAAGGCATCCGGACCACTTGGGCCCACGAAGCAATCGTTTATGACGAAAAACCTCTGACGCTGAAGCAATCCTGGCGGCAGCGCAAACGGTGGGCGCAAGGACATTTTGACGTGGCAGGCCGTTACATTCCCCTTTTGCTGTATGAAGGAATCAGGCAACGCAATATCGTCATCCTCGATGGTGTATTGCACCTTTTACAGCCTCATTTTTTGATACTGTCGACCTTTTTTGTCCTGTTGAGTTATCTATACCATATTGAGCCTTTTTATACGAATATATTGTTTATGGTTCTGCCGATTGAAGTATGGCGGATTATTGCCGTAGGCCAATATGTGTTTCCGCTCCTTATTTTATTGAAAATACGGGCCAAGTTTAAATCATGGCTGTATCTCATCCTGTATCCGTTGTTCGTATATACCTGGATTCCCATTACCTTCATCGGATTTTGGCATAGAAATGACCGTGTCTGGAGCCACACTCAGCATACCAGAAGCCTTAGTTACCGGGATGTAATGTTTGCTCAGGATAATTTCGGCAAAGACGAGATGCTGGGTAAACAAATTATTAAATGA
- the pssA gene encoding CDP-diacylglycerol--serine O-phosphatidyltransferase: MRSWIPNGLTALNLVFGVFSILYTFHGELRLAAILIVAAMVADGMDGRVARYMKISGDFGKELDSLCDLVSFGVAPAFLGYVFFLHNFGGMGMLAGAVFATCGAMRLARFNVNTTTVKGYFMGLPIPAAGCVVATLVMTGIHPEGWWFPALILIVAYLMVSTVKYPDFKGKDGAKIHTVPVVITVALSVYLFYLFHSVNLFVPFFAYALFGILNTIYSIFALK; encoded by the coding sequence ATGAGAAGCTGGATCCCCAATGGTCTAACTGCTCTTAATTTGGTGTTTGGCGTATTTTCCATTCTATATACTTTTCACGGTGAGTTGCGTCTAGCGGCGATTTTGATTGTGGCAGCCATGGTAGCTGACGGTATGGACGGACGGGTTGCCCGCTATATGAAAATAAGCGGCGACTTCGGTAAAGAACTGGATTCCCTGTGTGATTTGGTTTCTTTTGGCGTTGCTCCTGCCTTCTTAGGTTATGTATTTTTCTTACATAATTTCGGCGGAATGGGTATGCTTGCGGGGGCTGTTTTCGCTACCTGCGGCGCCATGCGGCTGGCTCGGTTCAATGTGAATACCACGACGGTGAAAGGCTATTTTATGGGCCTGCCGATTCCTGCTGCCGGTTGTGTTGTCGCCACCTTGGTGATGACCGGAATACACCCGGAAGGATGGTGGTTTCCGGCCTTGATCTTAATCGTCGCTTATCTGATGGTTAGCACTGTGAAATATCCCGATTTTAAGGGAAAAGACGGTGCAAAGATTCATACGGTACCGGTCGTTATTACAGTAGCATTGTCCGTCTATCTTTTCTATCTTTTCCATTCTGTAAATCTGTTTGTGCCGTTTTTTGCCTATGCCCTATTCGGGATATTAAATACTATATATAGCATCTTCGCCCTTAAATAG
- a CDS encoding phosphatidylserine decarboxylase family protein, translated as MKQALIVKEGYVYIAALVFITIAVGVIINPYWSIIPGVLAAFVTFFFRNPKRSVPDKDDLILSPADGKVMSISEVFEDQFLNCQAVKISIFLSVFDVHVNRSPIAGDIKFQQYTCGRFRPAYKESAGCENERHSIGLDNGTFRILVTQVAGILARRIVSWVTIGSILKQGECYGLIKFGSCTEVVVPTNVTICVQKGDRVRGGETVIGRVVK; from the coding sequence ATGAAACAAGCTCTTATTGTTAAAGAGGGTTATGTATATATTGCGGCCTTGGTTTTTATAACAATTGCCGTCGGAGTGATCATAAATCCGTATTGGAGCATTATTCCCGGCGTCCTGGCAGCTTTTGTAACATTCTTTTTTCGTAACCCTAAACGGTCTGTTCCTGACAAAGATGATTTAATATTGTCGCCTGCTGATGGCAAGGTGATGAGTATATCGGAAGTCTTTGAAGACCAGTTTTTAAATTGCCAGGCCGTTAAAATCAGCATTTTTTTGTCTGTTTTTGATGTACATGTAAATCGCAGTCCGATTGCCGGGGATATAAAATTCCAGCAATACACCTGCGGCCGATTTCGTCCGGCGTACAAAGAATCGGCAGGATGTGAAAACGAGCGGCATTCCATTGGTCTGGACAATGGAACGTTTCGTATTTTGGTTACCCAGGTAGCCGGCATTCTGGCACGACGAATTGTATCATGGGTTACAATTGGCAGTATTTTAAAACAAGGTGAGTGTTATGGATTGATTAAATTTGGCTCTTGCACTGAAGTTGTGGTTCCGACAAACGTAACGATATGTGTACAAAAAGGTGACCGTGTTCGCGGCGGCGAAACTGTCATTGGGAGGGTTGTTAAATGA
- a CDS encoding WecB/TagA/CpsF family glycosyltransferase gives MTTADPSVLGIKIHAVTKEEALERLEWYIKSRTPHLIATANAEMVMFAQKDRDLADILNAADLIVPDGAGVVWAARHRGFHVPERVTGYDLTQSLLHKASLHGYRVFMLGAAPEVILAAKHKAERLYPGIQIVGIHHGFFSAADEGRIIDQICNAVPDVLLVALGVPKQEKWLYRNLQKLQVPVCMGVGGSFDVMAGSVPRAPEWMQRANLEWFFRLLRQPQRIGRMMALPRFAIRVLVKNR, from the coding sequence ATGACTACTGCTGATCCATCTGTTTTGGGAATCAAAATTCATGCAGTCACTAAGGAAGAAGCTCTAGAAAGATTGGAATGGTATATTAAAAGCCGTACACCTCATTTGATTGCCACAGCCAATGCGGAAATGGTTATGTTCGCGCAAAAAGACAGAGACCTGGCCGATATACTGAATGCCGCCGATCTGATTGTTCCTGACGGAGCAGGTGTGGTATGGGCCGCACGGCATCGAGGGTTTCATGTACCGGAGAGGGTTACCGGCTATGATCTGACTCAGTCGCTTTTACATAAGGCCAGTCTTCATGGTTACCGGGTATTTATGCTTGGCGCTGCCCCGGAGGTGATTCTAGCAGCCAAACACAAAGCAGAAAGACTTTATCCCGGCATTCAAATCGTCGGCATCCACCATGGCTTTTTCTCTGCTGCCGATGAAGGTCGGATCATTGATCAAATTTGCAATGCGGTGCCGGATGTGTTGTTGGTTGCGTTAGGAGTGCCCAAACAGGAAAAATGGCTTTACCGCAATCTCCAAAAGTTACAAGTCCCGGTATGCATGGGAGTGGGAGGCTCTTTTGATGTCATGGCCGGGTCTGTACCCAGGGCGCCTGAATGGATGCAGCGGGCAAACCTGGAATGGTTTTTCCGGCTGCTGCGTCAGCCCCAGCGGATTGGAAGAATGATGGCATTACCACGGTTTGCCATCCGGGTTCTCGTCAAAAATCGTTAG
- a CDS encoding transglycosylase domain-containing protein has translation MRRRVQEYISTLLIGTIAVSLISAGCSFLGIPSANNLNELQFVEATQVYDIHGNLIAKLFEENRVVVSLQQISPYIPQALIANEDSRFYSHIGIDPIGILRAVWVNIRSGGIVEGGSTITQQLARNMFLTQEQTLTRKIKEAILSLMIERKFTKQEIMQAYLNQVYFGEGAYGVEAAAQVYYGKSAGDLSLAEGALLAGIIRGPNIYSPYIDMDAAQKRRSVVLSGMGKAGFISTEQMKEADAEPIVLAGKKKRTVQASYFLDYIAQDLVGRYGANRVYKGGLKIYTTLDIQMQQVAEGVLGQYQGAVLIMDPRNGYIKAMVGGRNYAESQINRVVSEVRQPGSAFKPFVYTVALQQGYAANSVMTDEAININGYQPQNYDKKYIGSTTLKKALRLSINVIAVKLAQQVQMSNVLDLAKRMDITTLVPQDNNLASALGGLTQGVNLMEVTTAYTAFANSGILSKPIAILQVLDENGQVLEQSQIIQKPVLEPAIAYIITDMLQSVLQKGTGMGANLGRPAAGKTGTTDDAKTAWFIGYTPELLAGIYIGNDDRKSVGITGSHVAIMWGQMMAKIVAGTPVEDFTLPPDVIAGVPVCTDSGHLASGKCKEVEYSAFVKGTEPKAFSPPRKRSFREDIPQPAPQQPQEKRKPVWRLPWLRLPGF, from the coding sequence ATGAGACGGAGGGTCCAGGAATATATTTCTACTCTTCTTATTGGTACAATTGCAGTTTCCCTAATTTCTGCCGGTTGCAGCTTTTTGGGAATTCCTTCGGCGAATAATCTGAATGAATTACAATTTGTGGAAGCCACTCAGGTATACGATATTCACGGGAATCTGATTGCCAAATTATTTGAAGAAAACCGGGTTGTAGTCTCGTTGCAGCAAATTTCCCCTTACATCCCTCAGGCACTAATCGCCAATGAAGACAGCCGGTTTTACAGCCATATCGGCATTGATCCTATAGGAATTCTAAGAGCTGTATGGGTCAATATCAGGAGCGGCGGCATCGTAGAGGGAGGCAGCACAATTACCCAGCAGTTGGCCAGAAACATGTTTTTAACTCAGGAGCAGACTTTAACCCGTAAAATAAAAGAAGCAATACTGTCATTAATGATCGAACGCAAATTTACCAAACAGGAAATCATGCAAGCTTATTTGAACCAGGTTTATTTTGGAGAAGGCGCTTATGGAGTAGAGGCAGCCGCTCAAGTTTATTACGGTAAAAGCGCCGGCGATTTATCTCTGGCTGAGGGGGCACTTTTGGCCGGTATTATCCGGGGTCCGAATATCTATTCACCCTATATTGATATGGACGCAGCGCAAAAAAGGCGGTCAGTCGTATTATCCGGCATGGGAAAGGCCGGATTCATCTCCACTGAACAAATGAAAGAAGCGGATGCTGAACCTATTGTCCTGGCAGGGAAAAAAAAGCGGACTGTTCAAGCGTCTTATTTTCTCGACTATATCGCCCAAGACCTGGTGGGAAGATACGGAGCGAATCGGGTTTACAAGGGCGGACTGAAAATCTATACCACCCTGGATATCCAAATGCAGCAGGTGGCAGAAGGTGTACTAGGTCAGTACCAAGGCGCTGTTTTGATCATGGATCCCCGTAACGGGTATATTAAAGCAATGGTTGGCGGGAGAAATTATGCCGAAAGTCAAATCAACCGGGTAGTTTCGGAGGTCCGTCAACCCGGATCGGCATTTAAGCCCTTCGTCTATACCGTAGCGCTGCAGCAAGGCTATGCAGCCAATTCTGTCATGACGGATGAAGCCATTAATATTAACGGATACCAGCCTCAGAATTACGATAAAAAATATATTGGCTCAACCACGCTCAAGAAAGCATTGCGTCTGTCTATTAATGTGATTGCAGTAAAACTGGCGCAGCAGGTGCAAATGTCGAATGTATTGGATCTGGCCAAACGAATGGACATCACTACCTTAGTGCCTCAGGATAATAATCTGGCTTCGGCTTTAGGCGGATTAACCCAGGGAGTCAATTTAATGGAGGTGACAACGGCCTATACGGCTTTTGCTAATTCCGGCATATTATCCAAGCCTATTGCGATTTTGCAAGTTTTGGATGAAAACGGGCAGGTCCTGGAACAGAGTCAGATTATACAAAAACCGGTACTGGAGCCGGCCATTGCCTATATTATTACTGATATGCTTCAATCTGTTCTGCAGAAAGGCACCGGAATGGGGGCCAACCTGGGCCGGCCGGCTGCCGGGAAAACCGGTACCACCGATGACGCCAAAACTGCCTGGTTCATCGGTTATACTCCCGAATTGTTAGCTGGAATCTACATTGGCAACGATGACCGTAAGTCAGTAGGCATAACCGGCAGCCATGTAGCCATCATGTGGGGGCAGATGATGGCTAAGATTGTAGCGGGAACTCCGGTGGAAGATTTCACATTACCTCCGGATGTGATCGCCGGGGTGCCGGTTTGCACCGACTCCGGGCATTTGGCCAGCGGCAAGTGCAAGGAAGTGGAGTACAGCGCTTTTGTAAAAGGCACTGAACCGAAAGCGTTTTCTCCCCCCCGCAAGCGATCATTCAGAGAAGATATCCCCCAGCCGGCGCCACAGCAGCCGCAAGAAAAAAGGAAGCCTGTCTGGCGGCTTCCATGGCTAAGATTGCCGGGATTCTAA
- a CDS encoding polysaccharide deacetylase family protein → MTKIAKTWCLIGLIAAVCTGFLLAIFTQQPTLQETVQTQDITPSVEHEQGKKHLPFLRLNPPAHLLDDAVLTQPDDANKPVFDRYTVVERKARKLPLTLPEIPPFYGEKVVYLTLDDGPYVHTDIILDILKEQHVPATFFVLGVQVEKYPAILKRIYEEGHAIGNHTYNHAYREVYKSPADYLNQLQRTDELIQKIIGVRPRITRAPGGTVGHFNQKYWQAIKDNGYVDIGWNINADDASKATASQIIANVCYQMGNRALWNRAIILLHDGPSQTETFKALPVIIQYLKKEGFQFRVVDLRTPPAW, encoded by the coding sequence ATGACGAAAATTGCCAAAACATGGTGTCTGATTGGATTGATTGCAGCTGTCTGTACAGGTTTTCTCTTGGCGATATTCACCCAACAACCTACTCTTCAGGAGACGGTGCAAACGCAGGATATAACCCCCTCCGTCGAACACGAACAGGGAAAAAAACATTTGCCTTTCTTACGGCTAAACCCGCCTGCCCATCTATTGGATGATGCTGTTCTGACTCAACCCGATGATGCAAATAAGCCGGTATTTGACCGATATACGGTTGTGGAACGCAAAGCCAGGAAATTACCTTTAACCTTACCGGAGATACCTCCGTTTTATGGCGAGAAAGTGGTATATTTGACCCTGGATGACGGGCCCTATGTGCATACTGATATTATTTTGGACATTCTAAAAGAGCAGCATGTCCCCGCTACTTTTTTTGTCTTGGGCGTACAGGTGGAAAAATACCCTGCCATCCTGAAGCGAATCTACGAGGAAGGCCATGCCATCGGCAATCATACTTATAATCACGCGTACCGTGAAGTATACAAATCGCCGGCAGATTATCTCAATCAACTGCAGCGGACTGATGAGCTCATCCAAAAAATCATCGGAGTTCGCCCTCGGATCACCCGGGCCCCGGGCGGCACAGTCGGGCATTTTAACCAAAAATACTGGCAAGCCATTAAAGATAACGGTTATGTGGACATTGGCTGGAATATCAATGCCGACGACGCTTCCAAGGCCACTGCCAGTCAAATTATCGCCAACGTTTGTTACCAGATGGGAAATCGGGCTTTATGGAACCGGGCGATCATTCTGCTGCATGACGGCCCCAGTCAGACCGAAACCTTCAAGGCATTACCGGTTATCATCCAATATTTAAAAAAAGAAGGGTTCCAGTTCCGGGTGGTGGATTTGAGAACGCCGCCTGCCTGGTAA
- the guaB gene encoding IMP dehydrogenase: MFEDKFGPEGLTFDDVLLVPAKSNVLPREVEVGTRLTKNIVLNIPIISSGMDTVTETRMAIAMAREGGLGVIHKNMSIERQANEIDKVKRSEHGIIVDPIFLAPDDTLQAAHDLMEKYHISGVPVTQKGKLLGILTNRDLRFETDLTRKIHECMTSEKLITAPVGTSLEAAKEILRKHRIEKLPLVDAKGSLKGLITIKDIEKNQKYPKSAKDGKGRLLVGAAVGVGADMMERVAAIVAAKVDVIVVDTAHGHSLGVLEAVKKIKSSYPQVDLIAGNVATAEATEDLIAAGADAIKVGIGPGSICTTRVVAGIGVPQITAVYNCAAAARKKGIPIIADGGIKYSGDISKAIAAGANVVMIGNLLAGTEESPGETVIYQGRSYKVYRGMGSLGAMAEGSKDRYFQENMDKLVPEGIEGRVPYKGSVADTLFQLIGGLRAGMGYCGVRTIDELITNTRFIRITGAGLKESHPHDVIITKESPNYSL, from the coding sequence GTGTTTGAAGACAAATTTGGCCCGGAAGGACTTACCTTTGACGATGTTTTACTTGTTCCCGCCAAGTCGAATGTACTGCCCCGCGAGGTAGAAGTCGGCACCAGATTGACTAAAAACATCGTATTAAATATCCCCATTATCAGTTCAGGAATGGATACCGTCACCGAGACCCGTATGGCCATTGCCATGGCCAGGGAAGGCGGCTTGGGGGTTATCCATAAAAATATGTCCATCGAACGGCAGGCCAATGAAATTGATAAAGTGAAGCGTTCCGAACACGGTATTATTGTTGATCCAATTTTTTTAGCGCCTGACGATACCTTGCAGGCGGCCCATGATTTAATGGAGAAATATCATATTTCGGGAGTGCCGGTTACGCAGAAAGGCAAATTGCTCGGCATTCTGACCAACCGTGATTTGCGGTTTGAAACCGACTTAACCCGTAAAATTCATGAGTGTATGACCTCGGAAAAGCTGATTACCGCACCGGTGGGAACATCACTGGAAGCGGCTAAGGAAATCCTGCGCAAACACCGGATCGAAAAATTGCCTTTGGTGGATGCCAAGGGCAGTCTCAAAGGACTCATTACCATCAAAGACATTGAGAAAAACCAGAAGTATCCGAAATCTGCCAAGGACGGCAAGGGCCGACTCCTGGTAGGAGCAGCTGTTGGCGTAGGAGCGGATATGATGGAGCGTGTGGCTGCGATTGTCGCCGCCAAAGTAGATGTCATTGTGGTGGATACAGCCCATGGCCATTCTCTCGGAGTTCTCGAGGCCGTGAAAAAAATTAAATCCTCCTACCCTCAGGTGGATTTAATCGCCGGCAATGTGGCCACAGCGGAAGCAACCGAAGATTTGATTGCGGCCGGGGCTGACGCCATCAAGGTGGGGATTGGACCGGGATCGATCTGTACTACCCGGGTTGTTGCCGGCATTGGCGTACCGCAGATTACCGCAGTTTATAATTGCGCTGCTGCGGCCCGCAAAAAGGGGATTCCTATTATTGCCGATGGCGGCATTAAATATTCCGGCGATATTTCCAAGGCGATTGCTGCCGGCGCCAATGTAGTGATGATCGGGAATCTGCTTGCCGGCACCGAGGAAAGCCCCGGTGAAACTGTTATCTATCAAGGGAGAAGTTATAAAGTATATAGAGGCATGGGCTCCCTGGGCGCTATGGCTGAAGGCAGCAAAGACCGTTATTTTCAGGAAAACATGGACAAGCTGGTGCCGGAAGGGATTGAAGGGCGGGTCCCCTATAAAGGCTCAGTTGCGGACACGCTGTTTCAGCTGATTGGAGGACTTAGAGCGGGCATGGGGTATTGCGGCGTGCGCACTATTGACGAATTAATTACGAACACCCGCTTTATCCGCATTACCGGCGCCGGACTAAAAGAAAGCCATCCTCATGATGTGATTATTACGAAGGAATCTCCGAACTACAGTTTATAA
- a CDS encoding aminotransferase class I/II-fold pyridoxal phosphate-dependent enzyme, whose translation MIQFPDTILQAKNTALEQVKEQFLLVDSIALNNTSKVLSAFQHHRVSPYHFGGTTGYGYDDAGRDTLDAIWSEICQTEKAIFRPQFVSGTHALATVLLGILRTGDELLAITGSPYDTLQTVIGYPQSTRGSLIDRGICYDEIALQDGKPDLPRIAAAIRPTTKMAMIQRSRGYSMRSALTIEQIKQLCATVKSINPACICFVDNCYGEFVAESEPTQAGADIMAGSLIKNPGGGLAPTGGYVAGREDLVDLAAYQLTAPGIGAEVGCSLDVKRLMYQGLFLAPHTVAQAVKSAIFAAQFFTLLGYKTHPAATERRNDIIQAVQLGSPEKMVAFCRGLQHHSPVDSHVSPEPSGMPGYSDAVIMAGGTFVQGSSIELSADGPLREPYAVYLQGALSFEHAMLGIMGAAAKMAAAED comes from the coding sequence ATGATTCAATTTCCGGATACGATTCTCCAGGCTAAAAATACTGCCTTGGAACAAGTAAAAGAACAATTTCTCTTAGTCGATAGCATTGCCTTGAATAATACGTCCAAAGTCCTGTCCGCTTTTCAGCATCACCGGGTTTCTCCCTATCATTTTGGCGGGACTACAGGCTACGGTTATGATGATGCTGGCAGAGATACCCTTGATGCTATCTGGTCGGAAATCTGCCAGACAGAAAAGGCAATTTTCCGACCTCAATTTGTTTCGGGGACTCATGCCCTTGCTACGGTTTTGTTGGGAATACTCCGGACAGGGGACGAGCTGCTGGCAATTACCGGTTCGCCTTACGATACGCTGCAAACAGTAATCGGGTATCCCCAGTCAACCAGAGGGTCCTTAATCGACCGGGGCATCTGCTACGACGAAATTGCCTTACAGGACGGAAAACCTGATTTGCCCCGCATTGCCGCCGCCATCCGCCCTACCACTAAAATGGCTATGATCCAGCGGTCCAGGGGCTACAGTATGCGCAGCGCCCTGACCATTGAGCAAATTAAACAGCTCTGTGCTACGGTTAAAAGCATCAACCCCGCTTGTATCTGTTTTGTCGATAATTGCTACGGCGAATTTGTAGCTGAATCGGAACCAACCCAGGCAGGCGCCGATATCATGGCCGGATCGTTGATCAAGAATCCGGGAGGCGGTCTGGCGCCTACCGGCGGTTATGTGGCTGGAAGGGAAGACTTGGTGGATCTGGCAGCTTATCAACTGACCGCTCCCGGCATCGGGGCCGAAGTCGGCTGCTCGCTGGACGTAAAGCGGCTGATGTATCAGGGATTGTTTTTAGCGCCTCATACGGTTGCTCAGGCTGTGAAAAGCGCCATTTTTGCCGCGCAATTCTTTACGCTGCTTGGCTACAAAACCCATCCTGCTGCTACTGAGCGCCGCAATGACATTATTCAGGCGGTGCAACTCGGCTCTCCCGAAAAAATGGTGGCCTTCTGCCGGGGGCTGCAACACCATTCACCGGTGGATTCTCATGTGTCTCCCGAGCCAAGTGGTATGCCCGGGTACTCTGATGCCGTCATTATGGCCGGAGGAACCTTCGTGCAGGGATCCTCGATTGAACTCAGCGCCGACGGTCCTCTGCGGGAACCCTATGCGGTCTATCTGCAGGGAGCTCTGTCTTTTGAGCATGCAATGCTGGGCATTATGGGCGCTGCCGCCAAAATGGCGGCAGCAGAGGATTAA